A region from the Sandaracinus amylolyticus genome encodes:
- a CDS encoding helicase-related protein has translation MGASAHDLDTPLVLALGPTNTGKTHRAVTRMLEHESGMIGLPLRLLAREVYDRVSRAVGESQVALVTGEEKRVPRAPRYWVCTVEAMPLDVPVHFLAIDEIQLAAHRERGHVFTDRLLHARGTRETWLLGADTMAPILRELLPGARLERQARLSSLRHAGRSGLGGLPPRSAIVAFSAAEVYELAARMRQKKGGVAVVLGALSPRTRNAQVALYEAREVQYLVATDAIGMGLNLDVDHVAFAAVEKFDGREHRPLEPAELGQIAGRAGRYQRDGTFGTLNPLPGLSEKLVARLEEHRFPPVTRLVWRSPELDFASIDALLGSLSAPAPHPVFSRVEQADDFDVLRTLSERPRVRERATHEDAVRLLWDVCQIPDYRKLTILDHASLLEELFVTLVDRGHLDPGWVLRHVERIDRVEGEIDELTARLAAIRVWTYVSHQRAWIDGSLEERAREVEDRLGDALHERLVERFVARAPRATSIPRAEEAARKGGFFAQIGDMLDDVRRAEERAREQWVQRIVDAPHDAFGIDDAGVVSFGDDELGNLVAGRDLLSPRVVVAVDDTIGAGARSRIERRMAAYARDLVAELLRPIASHDAEGLVRGVLWQLERGLGTLDVERAKGEIAALSDEDRSALAERGVVIGRRTVFARGLLSAEALRVRALLVRVHRGGKEPRAPMRGAVSIPRRKEVPFESYLAVGLLPLGPRVVRVDIVERVLTRLRESEPDVRNEIGSWLGVRDRELPKVLAALGARAG, from the coding sequence ATGGGCGCTTCGGCGCACGATCTCGACACGCCGCTGGTCCTCGCGCTCGGCCCTACCAACACCGGCAAGACGCACCGCGCGGTCACGCGCATGCTCGAGCACGAGAGCGGCATGATCGGTCTGCCGCTCCGGCTGCTCGCGCGCGAGGTGTACGACCGCGTCAGCCGCGCGGTCGGCGAGAGCCAGGTCGCGCTCGTGACCGGCGAGGAGAAGCGCGTCCCGCGCGCGCCGCGCTACTGGGTGTGCACCGTCGAGGCGATGCCGCTCGACGTGCCGGTGCACTTCCTCGCGATCGACGAGATCCAGCTCGCCGCGCACCGCGAGCGCGGGCACGTCTTCACCGATCGACTGCTCCACGCGCGCGGCACGCGCGAGACGTGGCTGCTCGGCGCCGACACGATGGCGCCGATCCTCCGCGAGCTCCTGCCCGGCGCGCGCCTCGAGCGACAAGCGCGCCTCTCGTCGCTGCGACACGCGGGGCGCAGCGGGCTCGGAGGGCTCCCGCCGCGCAGCGCGATCGTCGCGTTCAGCGCGGCGGAGGTCTACGAGCTCGCGGCGCGCATGCGGCAGAAGAAGGGCGGCGTCGCGGTGGTGCTCGGCGCGCTCTCGCCGCGCACCCGCAACGCGCAGGTCGCGCTCTACGAAGCGCGCGAGGTGCAGTACCTCGTCGCGACCGACGCGATCGGGATGGGGCTCAACCTCGACGTCGATCACGTCGCGTTCGCGGCGGTCGAGAAGTTCGACGGCCGTGAGCACCGCCCGCTCGAGCCCGCGGAGCTCGGTCAGATCGCGGGGCGCGCCGGGCGCTATCAGCGCGACGGCACGTTCGGCACGCTCAATCCGCTGCCCGGGCTCTCGGAGAAGCTCGTCGCGCGGCTCGAGGAGCATCGCTTCCCGCCGGTCACGCGGCTGGTGTGGCGCAGCCCCGAGCTCGACTTCGCATCGATCGACGCGCTGCTCGGTTCGCTCTCGGCGCCCGCGCCGCACCCGGTGTTCTCGCGCGTCGAGCAGGCCGACGACTTCGACGTGCTGCGCACGTTGTCGGAGCGGCCGCGCGTGCGCGAGCGCGCGACGCACGAAGACGCGGTGCGCTTGCTCTGGGACGTCTGCCAGATCCCCGATTACCGCAAGCTCACCATCCTCGATCACGCGTCGTTGCTCGAGGAGCTCTTCGTCACGCTCGTCGATCGCGGGCACCTCGATCCGGGCTGGGTCCTGCGGCACGTGGAGCGCATCGATCGTGTCGAGGGCGAGATCGACGAGCTCACCGCGCGCCTCGCCGCGATCCGCGTGTGGACGTACGTGAGCCATCAGCGTGCGTGGATCGACGGCAGCCTCGAAGAGCGCGCGCGCGAGGTCGAGGATCGCCTCGGCGACGCGCTCCACGAGCGCCTGGTCGAGCGCTTCGTCGCGCGGGCGCCGCGCGCGACGTCGATCCCGCGGGCCGAAGAGGCCGCGCGAAAAGGCGGATTCTTCGCGCAGATCGGCGACATGCTCGACGACGTGCGCCGCGCCGAGGAGCGCGCGCGCGAGCAGTGGGTGCAGCGCATCGTCGATGCGCCGCACGACGCGTTCGGGATCGACGACGCGGGGGTCGTGTCGTTCGGCGACGACGAGCTCGGCAACCTGGTCGCGGGGCGCGATCTGCTCTCGCCGCGTGTCGTCGTCGCCGTCGACGACACCATCGGCGCAGGCGCGAGGTCGCGCATCGAGCGCAGGATGGCCGCCTACGCGCGCGACTTGGTCGCCGAGCTGCTGCGTCCGATCGCGTCCCACGACGCCGAAGGCCTGGTGCGCGGTGTCTTGTGGCAGCTCGAGCGCGGGCTCGGGACGCTCGACGTCGAGCGCGCGAAGGGCGAGATCGCCGCACTGAGCGACGAGGATCGGAGCGCGCTCGCCGAGCGCGGTGTCGTCATCGGGCGACGCACGGTGTTCGCGCGCGGACTGCTGAGCGCGGAAGCGCTGCGAGTGCGCGCGCTCCTGGTGCGCGTGCACCGCGGCGGGAAAGAGCCGAGAGCGCCGATGCGAGGCGCCGTGTCGATCCCGCGGCGTAAAGAGGTCCCGTTCGAGTCGTATCTCGCGGTGGGGCTCCTCCCGCTCGGCCCGCGCGTCGTGAGGGTCGACATCGTCGAGCGCGTGTTGACGAGGCTCCGAGAGAGCGAGCCCGACGTGCGGAACGAGATCGGCAGTTGGCTCGGCGTGCGGGATCGAGAGCTCCCGAAGGTCCTGGCCGCGCTCGGAGCGCGCGCCGGATAG
- a CDS encoding YciI family protein, translating to MTKKFLLIYRNPLALEEQQPSPEEMQAVLAQWHQWKEKFPSILDVGDGLLPTGRSIKSGVVTDGPTIESKEIVSGYSIVAAADYDAAMVVARACPILFAPGASIEVRELAGY from the coding sequence ATGACCAAGAAATTCCTGCTCATCTACCGCAACCCGCTGGCCCTCGAGGAGCAGCAGCCGTCCCCCGAGGAGATGCAGGCGGTGCTCGCACAGTGGCACCAGTGGAAGGAGAAGTTCCCGTCGATCCTCGACGTGGGCGACGGCCTGCTGCCCACCGGACGCAGCATCAAGTCCGGCGTCGTGACGGACGGACCGACCATCGAGTCCAAGGAGATCGTGTCCGGCTACTCGATCGTGGCCGCCGCGGACTACGACGCTGCGATGGTGGTCGCGCGCGCGTGTCCGATCCTGTTCGCGCCCGGCGCGAGCATCGAGGTCCGCGAGCTCGCGGGATACTGA
- a CDS encoding DUF1501 domain-containing protein has translation MTSKMSRRTLLAASLGAAQLALLERFSFLEPSRARACTTDEGPTRLLVLYLPGGVRFYPIFVPMSDDEITRTIPPPGSASGEPIFFTPSEMVTLDGDSGGFAPLRMGRNWNVADPGDRDGYRASPMGYSWIHYGLGPSTAVIHGIDQGTFAHSAAYVSAMCGVAGESYRAPAMLSTVANHLHARFASTRPIPCVAINSSGVPLAPGLPAQAAPAVVPSIQSLAQLFSSEADRHRRWRDCDARTPTDVATFDGTGTHGEIGLTGPDAWALERARRLGARARGATASTLEQIHGSYVAVSRTLANDVVSAVEAVTPVTHAVPDHLRAFGHFDFTFGLANGRIDMSASCEWILRLLKSNVTSAVYASLPERYYDFHNGASLYSAVAATRAQLDMIAQLMGELQATPSPDRAGRSLYDDTLVVVQSEFGRTWPRGPSQESADGWSFGDDHHSMTSVVLSGGGIAGNRQIGGYALPSTDGLPVEIAEEDGASAMRPPRSADLVATVCDAFGMRPGTDFFIPGGYGVIRGLCE, from the coding sequence ATGACCTCCAAGATGTCCCGCCGCACGCTGCTCGCCGCGTCGCTCGGCGCCGCCCAGCTCGCGCTGCTCGAGCGCTTCTCGTTCCTCGAGCCGTCGCGCGCCCGCGCGTGCACGACCGACGAGGGCCCGACTCGATTGCTCGTGCTCTACCTGCCGGGCGGCGTGCGCTTCTATCCGATCTTCGTGCCGATGAGCGACGACGAGATCACGCGCACGATCCCGCCGCCGGGGAGCGCGAGCGGTGAGCCGATCTTCTTCACGCCCTCCGAGATGGTCACCCTCGACGGCGACTCGGGCGGGTTCGCGCCGCTGCGCATGGGCCGCAACTGGAACGTCGCGGACCCCGGTGATCGCGACGGATATCGCGCGAGCCCGATGGGATACAGCTGGATCCACTACGGGCTCGGGCCCTCGACCGCGGTGATCCACGGCATCGATCAAGGCACCTTCGCGCACTCGGCCGCGTACGTCTCGGCGATGTGCGGAGTCGCGGGCGAGTCCTATCGCGCGCCCGCGATGCTCTCGACGGTCGCGAACCACCTCCACGCGCGCTTCGCGTCGACGCGGCCGATCCCGTGCGTCGCGATCAACTCGAGCGGTGTGCCGCTCGCGCCGGGCCTGCCCGCGCAAGCCGCACCCGCCGTGGTGCCGAGCATCCAGTCGCTCGCGCAGCTCTTCTCGTCGGAGGCGGATCGACACCGCCGCTGGCGCGACTGCGACGCGCGCACACCGACCGACGTGGCGACGTTCGACGGAACCGGCACGCACGGCGAGATCGGGCTCACCGGGCCCGACGCGTGGGCGCTCGAGCGCGCGCGAAGGCTCGGTGCGCGGGCGCGCGGCGCGACGGCGAGCACGCTCGAGCAGATCCACGGCAGCTACGTCGCGGTGAGCCGCACCCTCGCGAACGACGTGGTCAGCGCGGTCGAGGCGGTCACGCCGGTCACCCACGCGGTGCCCGATCACCTGCGCGCGTTCGGCCACTTCGACTTCACGTTCGGCCTCGCGAACGGGCGCATCGACATGAGCGCGAGCTGCGAGTGGATCCTGCGTCTGCTGAAGAGCAACGTGACGAGCGCGGTCTACGCGAGCCTCCCCGAGCGCTACTACGACTTCCACAACGGCGCGTCGCTCTACAGCGCAGTGGCCGCGACGCGCGCACAGCTCGACATGATCGCTCAGCTGATGGGCGAGCTGCAGGCGACGCCGTCGCCGGATCGCGCGGGGCGCTCGCTCTACGACGACACGCTCGTCGTCGTGCAGAGCGAGTTCGGCCGCACCTGGCCGCGCGGACCGAGCCAGGAGTCCGCGGACGGCTGGAGCTTCGGCGACGATCACCACTCGATGACGAGCGTGGTGCTCTCGGGCGGCGGCATCGCGGGCAATCGCCAGATCGGCGGATACGCGCTGCCGTCGACCGACGGGCTCCCTGTCGAGATCGCCGAGGAGGACGGCGCGTCCGCGATGCGCCCGCCGCGCTCCGCGGACCTGGTCGCGACCGTGTGCGACGCGTTCGGCATGCGGCCGGGCACCGACTTCTTCATCCCCGGCGGCTACGGCGTGATCCGCGGTCTCTGCGAGTGA
- a CDS encoding RNA polymerase sigma factor — protein MTEPHQTIELVLRHEYGRLVATLVREFGTHRISIVEDGLSQALLEGTIAWRARGIPPNARAWLHRAARHRILDELRRQRRLTALDDSAPEALEADDAEPPASLGDDMHDDELRALFACAEPSIPLASQIVFALRTLCGFSTREIATRLVTSEENVQKRWERARERLREVDLRLELSEAEWPARSDAVLRMIYVLFTEGYFASSGDRVLRLELCQEALRLGRLVAEHPRYSSASALALLALMHLHHARRDARTDDEGLPVPIEEQDRRRYHRADLALGLRALHAAARDGLASKYHVEAAIAAEHAFAPTFEDTRWAAIVALYDRLARMDPSPLHELHAAIALSYAESPHAALTKLDAQRPPTWLRESHLWLATYADLHRRMSRVDDAIAYYEKAIALAPPFERAILERRLHASLRARDGR, from the coding sequence GTGACGGAGCCGCACCAGACGATCGAGCTCGTGCTGCGACACGAGTACGGTCGTCTGGTCGCGACGCTGGTGCGCGAATTCGGCACGCACCGCATCTCGATCGTCGAGGACGGGCTCTCGCAGGCGTTGCTCGAAGGCACGATCGCGTGGCGCGCGCGCGGCATCCCGCCCAACGCGCGCGCATGGCTGCATCGCGCGGCGCGCCACCGCATCCTCGACGAGCTGCGCCGACAGCGACGGCTCACCGCCCTCGACGACTCCGCGCCCGAGGCGCTCGAAGCCGACGACGCCGAGCCGCCCGCGAGCCTCGGCGACGACATGCACGACGACGAGCTGCGCGCGCTCTTCGCGTGCGCCGAGCCGTCGATCCCGCTCGCGTCGCAGATCGTGTTCGCGCTGCGCACGCTGTGTGGCTTCTCGACGCGCGAGATCGCGACGCGGCTCGTGACCTCGGAAGAGAACGTGCAGAAGCGCTGGGAGCGCGCGCGAGAGCGGCTGCGCGAGGTCGATCTCCGGCTCGAGCTCTCGGAGGCCGAGTGGCCCGCGCGATCCGACGCCGTGCTGCGGATGATCTACGTGCTCTTCACCGAGGGGTACTTCGCGTCGAGCGGCGACCGCGTGCTCCGCCTCGAGCTCTGCCAGGAGGCGCTGCGCCTCGGGCGTCTGGTCGCCGAGCACCCGAGGTATTCGTCCGCGAGCGCCCTCGCGCTGCTCGCGCTGATGCACCTCCATCACGCGCGCCGCGACGCGCGCACCGACGACGAGGGCCTGCCGGTGCCGATCGAGGAGCAGGACCGGCGTCGCTACCATCGCGCCGATCTCGCGCTCGGGCTGCGCGCGCTCCACGCCGCGGCGCGCGACGGCCTCGCGTCGAAGTACCACGTCGAGGCGGCGATCGCGGCCGAGCACGCCTTCGCGCCGACGTTCGAGGACACACGCTGGGCCGCGATCGTCGCGCTCTACGATCGGCTCGCGCGCATGGACCCGTCGCCGCTGCACGAGCTGCACGCCGCGATCGCGCTCTCGTACGCCGAGAGCCCGCACGCGGCGCTGACGAAGCTGGATGCGCAACGCCCGCCGACGTGGCTGAGGGAGTCGCACCTGTGGCTCGCGACGTACGCGGATCTGCACCGACGCATGAGCCGCGTGGACGACGCGATCGCGTACTACGAGAAGGCCATCGCGCTGGCGCCCCCGTTCGAGCGCGCGATCCTCGAGCGCCGCCTGCACGCGTCGCTGCGAGCGCGCGACGGACGATGA